In Methylomonas sp. MK1, the following are encoded in one genomic region:
- a CDS encoding EAL domain-containing protein translates to MSAKPRILLVDDDPMVRLLVRQMLQADGYELIETENGRAGLEQFIAAEPDLVLLDVMMPEMDGFTCLQGMRAASDKNIPIVMMTAIEDTQAVEDAFRLGATDFIGKPIQWPLLPHRISYVLRSHRTTQSLIEQQSLLKQSEQRFRDLVESIGNEYFLYSHDTERIFTYLGPSVEHILGYKPDELYCDCFDIATNNPINRLARTYTEQCLAGIKPPNYEVEVRSKDGSLRVLSLNESPMLDDHGRVVAVNGLAHDITEMRSTQQALADSEERLRLSMQAAKQGFYDLNPQTGNMITNAEYASMLGYDPASFDATIDSWIMRLHPDDRQRVSDTYQRYIAGELAEYRLEYRQRCADDSWKWILSIGSIVERDANNQPVRMLGTHTDITDSKTAAERLNLLAKVFENSGEAIFLCDPDTRIVSSNQAYTTITGYRAEEVLQQTPSILDARHLDLNHYQRIWQALRENGYWQGEIWDTRKNGETYPAWLGISAMYNTDGMISHYIGIFSDITERKAAEAQIEYLARHDPLTNLPNRTLLRDRFDQAMAHAVRNNTLVGLLFLDLDHFKNINDTMGHDVGDRLLQGIAERLVQCVREVDTVCRQGGDEFIIILTDIPDIDAITQIVLKILDQLTQPFVIEGVTLCTSFSIGVSLYPNDGLNFHGLLNKADTAMYSAKNEGRNTFRFFSNDMNLASIERMNIENGLRMALKRNELRLHYQPQYSIHNNMVIGAEALLRWQPENSAMIPPAKFIPIAEDNGMIVPIGDWVLREACRQNKVWHDAGIKLLVTVNISALQFKRGNLLESVQAALAESGLEPQYLELELTESVLMFDTNAVINTIAQLRGLGVSFAIDDFGTGYSSLSYLKRFAVNKLKIDQSFIRDLTSGKAEDTAIVKAILQLGDTLGLLTLAEGVETKEQAEQLSLLGCRKAQGFYWNQPLPADEFAQLFTPDYPKPLA, encoded by the coding sequence ATGTCCGCCAAGCCGCGCATCCTGTTAGTCGACGACGATCCGATGGTCCGTCTGCTGGTCAGGCAAATGTTGCAAGCCGACGGCTACGAACTGATCGAAACCGAAAACGGCCGGGCCGGACTGGAACAATTTATCGCAGCGGAGCCGGATTTGGTTCTGCTGGACGTGATGATGCCGGAGATGGATGGTTTCACTTGCTTGCAAGGCATGCGTGCCGCCAGCGACAAAAATATACCGATTGTCATGATGACGGCTATCGAGGATACGCAAGCAGTGGAAGACGCCTTTCGGCTGGGTGCTACCGATTTTATCGGCAAACCCATCCAATGGCCGCTGTTGCCGCATCGCATCAGCTATGTGTTGCGTTCGCACCGCACCACGCAAAGCCTTATAGAACAACAAAGTCTACTCAAGCAAAGCGAACAACGCTTCCGGGATTTGGTGGAAAGCATCGGTAACGAATACTTTCTGTATTCCCACGATACCGAGCGTATTTTTACTTATCTAGGTCCTTCGGTGGAGCATATCCTCGGCTACAAACCCGACGAACTATATTGCGACTGTTTCGATATCGCGACCAACAACCCGATCAATCGGCTTGCCAGAACCTACACCGAGCAATGCCTGGCGGGCATCAAACCACCGAACTACGAAGTGGAAGTGCGTAGTAAGGATGGCAGTCTGCGTGTGCTCAGCCTCAATGAGTCACCTATGCTCGACGATCACGGTCGTGTGGTTGCAGTGAACGGCCTGGCTCACGACATCACCGAAATGCGCAGCACCCAGCAAGCCCTCGCCGATAGCGAGGAACGCTTGCGGCTGTCCATGCAGGCAGCCAAACAAGGTTTTTATGATCTCAATCCACAAACCGGAAATATGATCACCAACGCGGAATACGCCAGCATGCTCGGCTACGACCCCGCCAGTTTCGACGCTACTATCGACAGCTGGATAATGCGCTTGCATCCTGATGACCGGCAGCGCGTTTCCGACACTTACCAGCGGTACATTGCCGGGGAACTGGCAGAATATCGCTTGGAATACCGGCAGCGTTGTGCCGACGACAGTTGGAAATGGATATTATCGATAGGCAGTATCGTCGAGCGCGACGCCAATAATCAGCCGGTGCGCATGCTTGGCACCCACACCGACATCACCGACAGTAAAACGGCAGCCGAACGCCTGAATTTGCTGGCCAAAGTGTTCGAAAACAGCGGCGAGGCCATTTTCCTGTGCGATCCGGATACCCGCATCGTGTCCAGCAATCAGGCCTACACGACTATTACCGGTTACAGAGCCGAAGAAGTGCTTCAGCAAACGCCCTCAATTCTCGATGCGCGTCATCTTGACCTCAACCACTATCAACGCATCTGGCAGGCCTTGCGCGAAAACGGCTACTGGCAAGGCGAAATTTGGGATACCCGCAAGAACGGCGAGACCTATCCGGCGTGGTTAGGTATTTCTGCGATGTACAACACCGATGGGATGATCAGCCATTACATCGGCATTTTTTCGGACATTACCGAGCGCAAGGCCGCCGAAGCGCAAATCGAATATCTGGCGCGTCACGATCCGCTCACCAACCTGCCCAATCGCACCTTGTTGCGCGACCGCTTCGATCAGGCCATGGCCCATGCCGTACGTAACAACACACTGGTCGGTTTGCTGTTTCTGGACCTGGATCATTTCAAGAACATTAACGATACGATGGGCCATGATGTCGGCGACCGCTTGCTGCAAGGCATAGCGGAGCGCCTGGTGCAATGTGTGCGCGAGGTGGACACGGTTTGCCGGCAAGGCGGCGATGAATTCATCATTATCCTCACCGACATTCCCGACATTGACGCGATCACCCAAATTGTGCTGAAAATTCTCGATCAGCTGACGCAACCCTTTGTGATCGAAGGTGTCACCCTCTGCACCTCCTTCAGCATAGGCGTCAGTTTGTATCCCAATGACGGCCTGAATTTTCACGGTTTACTCAACAAAGCCGACACGGCGATGTATTCGGCCAAAAACGAAGGCCGCAATACTTTCCGCTTCTTTTCCAACGATATGAATCTGGCATCGATCGAGCGGATGAATATCGAGAACGGTCTGCGCATGGCCTTGAAGCGCAACGAATTGCGGCTGCACTATCAGCCGCAATATTCCATACACAACAACATGGTGATCGGCGCGGAAGCCTTGCTGCGCTGGCAACCGGAAAACAGCGCGATGATCCCGCCGGCCAAGTTCATTCCCATCGCCGAAGATAACGGCATGATCGTACCGATTGGCGACTGGGTGTTACGCGAAGCCTGTCGGCAAAACAAAGTCTGGCACGATGCCGGCATTAAACTGCTGGTTACCGTCAATATCTCGGCCCTACAGTTTAAACGCGGCAATTTACTGGAATCGGTGCAAGCCGCACTGGCTGAGTCCGGCCTGGAACCTCAGTATTTAGAGTTGGAATTAACCGAATCGGTACTGATGTTCGACACCAATGCGGTGATCAACACCATCGCCCAGCTGCGCGGCTTGGGCGTCAGCTTTGCCATCGACGATTTCGGCACCGGTTATTCCTCGCTCAGTTACTTAAAACGCTTTGCGGTGAATAAACTAAAAATCGATCAATCGTTTATCCGGGATTTGACTTCCGGTAAAGCCGAAGACACCGCTATCGTTAAAGCCATCCTGCAATTGGGCGATACGCTGGGCCTGCTGACCTTGGCCGAAGGTGTGGAAACTAAGGAGCAAGCCGAGCAACTGAGTCTACTCGGTTGCCGCAAAGCTCAAGGCTTTTATTGGAATCAACCCTTGCCCGCCGACGAATTCGCCCAGCTGTTTACGCCTGATTACCCAAAACCGCTCGCTTAA
- a CDS encoding PHP domain-containing protein, with amino-acid sequence MSELYDLHSHSTASDGALSPTELVLRARQQGVTALALTDHDTTAGLDEATLAAAQAGIRLIPGIELSASFESHCLHIVGLNIDPQHPGLLEGIAKQQLIRDQRAQKIAEKLAKKGIADAYPTLKQIAGNGEITRLHFADFLVNQGFVETQQDAFDRYLSKGKPAYVPTVWASLADCVGWIRAAGGVAVLAHPLRYKLSSKWINKALIAFKAAGGQGIEVVTGRASIDDIRLSYLHASKHQLHASMGSDFHAPGNQWLELGRLAALPEGARPIWQLF; translated from the coding sequence GTGTCGGAATTATACGATTTACACAGTCATTCCACGGCGTCCGACGGCGCTTTGTCGCCCACCGAGCTGGTACTACGCGCCCGACAACAGGGTGTTACCGCACTAGCCCTGACCGATCACGACACGACTGCCGGCTTAGACGAGGCTACTCTAGCCGCCGCACAAGCGGGCATCCGCTTGATTCCCGGCATCGAATTGTCGGCCAGTTTTGAAAGCCATTGTTTGCACATTGTCGGTTTAAACATCGATCCGCAGCATCCCGGTTTACTCGAAGGTATTGCCAAGCAACAACTGATTCGCGACCAACGTGCGCAAAAAATTGCCGAAAAGCTAGCGAAGAAGGGCATAGCCGATGCCTACCCAACTTTAAAACAAATCGCCGGTAACGGCGAAATCACCCGCCTGCATTTTGCCGATTTTCTGGTTAATCAAGGTTTTGTCGAAACCCAGCAGGACGCCTTTGACCGTTATTTGAGCAAGGGCAAGCCCGCTTATGTGCCGACGGTTTGGGCCAGTCTGGCCGATTGCGTCGGCTGGATACGGGCGGCGGGCGGCGTGGCGGTGTTGGCGCATCCTCTGCGCTACAAACTCAGCAGCAAATGGATCAACAAGGCCTTAATCGCTTTTAAGGCCGCTGGCGGTCAGGGGATAGAAGTGGTGACCGGGCGTGCCAGCATCGACGATATTCGCTTAAGTTATTTGCATGCCAGCAAACATCAATTGCATGCGTCTATGGGTTCGGATTTTCATGCACCGGGCAATCAATGGCTGGAGCTGGGGCGTCTGGCGGCCTTGCCGGAGGGCGCCAGGCCGATTTGGCAATTATTTTAA
- a CDS encoding ABC transporter ATP-binding protein yields MKTSHRAAQAEYSWQYIYSIAKQHKKQLINGHLVAILATVASVPVPLLMPLLVDEVLLNHPGVVLNSLNPWLPGEWRQPIVYIAIILLVSLLLRLFALILNIMQTRQFSNIAKDVIFRIRESLVKHLQHISMSEYESLGSGTVSSHMVTDLDTLDNFIGTTISKLLVAVLTVFGTALILLWMHWQLGLFIIFLNPLVIYLARAVGSRVKELKANENKAYAIFQQALSETLEAIHQIRASNREEHYCRQLIGSALAVKNHSTIYAWKSDATVRLSFLTFLFGFDIFRATAMLMVLYSNLTIGEMLAVFGYLWFMMAPVQEILSIQQSFYAAKAALARVNQLTLLQREPYYPHLQNPFTGRKTVSVSVKNLHFSYKDEPVLNGINLTIPAGEKIALVGASGGGKSTLAQTLIGLYPPGSGMIYFDGVPLDRIGLDVVREHVATVLQHPALLNDTIRANLTLGREIADPELWRALEIAQMKLTVEEQPQGLDTVVGRQGMRLSGGQRQRLAIARMIVSQPAVVILDEATSALDSETEYKLHQALSTFLEGRTTIIIAHRLSAVKQADHVYVFEQGQICEQGKHDSLIQQNGLYAKLYGDYQ; encoded by the coding sequence TTGAAAACCTCACACCGCGCGGCGCAAGCCGAATATTCCTGGCAGTACATCTACAGCATCGCTAAGCAGCATAAAAAACAACTGATCAACGGGCATTTAGTCGCCATATTGGCAACCGTTGCCAGCGTCCCGGTGCCCTTATTGATGCCCTTATTGGTAGACGAGGTTTTGCTCAACCATCCGGGCGTAGTGCTGAATAGTCTCAACCCCTGGCTGCCGGGCGAGTGGCGGCAACCCATTGTTTATATAGCCATTATTTTACTGGTCAGCTTGCTGTTGCGCTTGTTTGCCTTGATTCTTAACATTATGCAGACCAGGCAGTTTTCCAATATTGCCAAGGATGTGATCTTTCGTATCCGCGAAAGTTTGGTGAAGCACTTGCAACATATTTCGATGTCCGAATATGAAAGCCTGGGCAGCGGTACGGTCAGCTCGCACATGGTGACCGACTTGGACACACTGGATAATTTTATTGGCACCACGATCAGTAAATTACTGGTGGCGGTCCTGACCGTGTTCGGCACAGCGTTGATTCTGCTGTGGATGCATTGGCAGCTGGGTTTGTTCATTATCTTTTTAAATCCGCTGGTGATTTATCTGGCCAGGGCGGTTGGCTCCAGGGTCAAGGAATTAAAAGCCAACGAAAACAAGGCCTACGCGATATTCCAGCAAGCTTTGAGCGAAACCCTGGAAGCGATCCATCAAATCCGCGCCAGCAACCGCGAAGAGCACTATTGTCGGCAATTGATAGGCAGCGCGCTGGCGGTGAAAAATCACTCGACCATCTATGCCTGGAAAAGCGACGCGACGGTGCGTCTAAGCTTTTTGACCTTCTTATTCGGCTTCGACATATTCCGCGCCACTGCGATGCTGATGGTGTTGTATTCCAACCTGACCATAGGCGAGATGCTGGCGGTATTCGGTTATCTGTGGTTCATGATGGCGCCGGTGCAGGAGATTCTGAGTATTCAACAGTCTTTTTATGCTGCCAAAGCCGCGCTGGCCCGCGTTAATCAGCTGACCCTGTTGCAGCGCGAACCCTATTATCCGCATTTGCAAAACCCGTTTACCGGGCGTAAAACCGTGTCGGTCAGCGTTAAGAATCTGCATTTTAGTTATAAGGACGAACCGGTACTAAACGGTATTAATCTGACCATACCGGCCGGCGAGAAAATTGCATTGGTCGGAGCCAGCGGCGGCGGCAAGTCCACTTTGGCACAAACCCTGATCGGCCTATATCCGCCGGGCAGCGGTATGATTTATTTCGACGGCGTACCGCTGGATCGGATAGGCTTGGACGTCGTGCGCGAGCACGTCGCCACAGTATTGCAACATCCGGCTTTGTTAAACGATACGATACGCGCCAACCTGACCTTGGGCCGGGAGATTGCCGACCCGGAATTGTGGCGGGCCTTGGAGATTGCGCAAATGAAGCTCACCGTCGAGGAACAGCCGCAAGGGCTGGATACTGTGGTGGGGAGACAAGGCATGCGTTTATCCGGCGGCCAACGACAACGTCTGGCCATCGCCCGGATGATAGTCAGCCAGCCGGCGGTGGTGATTCTCGACGAAGCCACGTCGGCGCTGGATAGTGAAACCGAGTATAAACTGCACCAAGCCCTGAGCACCTTTTTGGAAGGCCGCACCACCATTATCATCGCGCATAGGCTCAGTGCCGTGAAACAGGCCGATCACGTGTATGTCTTCGAACAAGGCCAGATTTGCGAACAAGGCAAACACGATTCCTTGATTCAACAAAACGGCTTATACGCCAAACTTTACGGTGATTACCAATAG
- a CDS encoding transglycosylase SLT domain-containing protein: MHFIPCFLMLAALTGVLPNSAQADEISLAAQRQQFLRAEQALDQNRDAEYFTLASGLKGYPLYPYLQYQWLKNHLDADTDIKQFLNDHAASRYAAGLRQKWLLALGKKQQWLVLLNYYQGSDDPELQCYAGLAQFQTGQTLEAFNQARALWLSGKTQPDNCDALFDVYKTSPYFNNELINQRFHAALKRDNQSLASYMTRFLSGPELNLANTWLKLHRQPESVASETGWREYPEQAGELFAHAIDRWLETNVEAAMTAWDSNKSQIAIAPATAAFIEKRIAIALALKHDSRAYERLSRLENSDESAREWRVRAALTRQNWPDVATAIAGLNDEEKSREKWQYWQARGLAETDQSAAANTLFQQLAKNRSFYGFLAAGKLRQAIELVDRPLAVSIKDLETLQNRLDFQVFSELLAIDKKPEAKRQWWYAIAKLDSSQLPVAAKLAQQANCPALAIATIAKANHWDDVNLRFPLAYVQPIQNNATAQQLDPALILGLIRQESAFDELADSPAGAKGLMQVMPNTGRQIAADLRDSWDSDYSLFKPELNVKYGAFYLKKLLRQFNGHVALATAAYNAGANKVKRWLPENRKLPADIWIETIPYKETRGYVASVLMYSLIYQQRLQRDSLKIDDLLREVTPG, translated from the coding sequence ATGCATTTTATCCCGTGTTTTTTAATGCTTGCCGCTCTGACCGGCGTTTTGCCGAACAGTGCCCAGGCGGATGAAATCTCTTTAGCCGCCCAACGTCAGCAATTTTTGCGCGCCGAGCAAGCGCTTGACCAGAATCGCGATGCCGAATATTTCACGCTGGCTTCTGGCCTGAAAGGCTACCCGCTGTATCCTTATCTGCAATACCAATGGCTAAAAAATCATCTGGATGCCGATACCGACATCAAACAGTTTTTAAACGACCACGCCGCCAGCCGTTACGCGGCGGGGCTACGGCAAAAGTGGTTGCTGGCTTTAGGCAAAAAGCAACAGTGGCTAGTGCTGTTGAACTATTACCAAGGCAGTGACGATCCCGAGCTGCAATGCTACGCCGGCCTGGCTCAATTCCAAACCGGCCAAACTTTGGAAGCATTCAATCAGGCCCGCGCCTTATGGTTGAGTGGTAAAACCCAACCGGATAACTGCGATGCCTTGTTCGACGTTTATAAAACATCGCCGTATTTTAATAATGAACTGATAAACCAACGATTTCACGCCGCACTCAAACGTGACAACCAAAGCCTGGCAAGCTACATGACCCGTTTCCTCAGCGGCCCGGAACTCAATCTGGCCAACACCTGGTTAAAGCTGCACCGGCAGCCTGAAAGCGTTGCATCGGAGACTGGCTGGCGCGAATACCCCGAACAAGCGGGCGAGTTGTTTGCCCATGCGATTGATCGCTGGTTGGAAACCAACGTTGAAGCGGCCATGACGGCTTGGGACAGTAATAAATCGCAAATCGCCATCGCGCCGGCAACGGCCGCTTTTATCGAAAAACGCATTGCTATCGCGTTGGCCTTAAAACACGACAGTCGCGCCTACGAACGTTTGTCGCGACTGGAAAATAGCGACGAGTCGGCGCGGGAATGGCGGGTCAGAGCCGCATTGACTAGACAAAACTGGCCAGATGTCGCTACCGCGATTGCCGGCCTGAACGACGAAGAAAAATCTCGGGAAAAATGGCAGTACTGGCAAGCTCGCGGTTTGGCGGAAACAGACCAGAGCGCAGCAGCTAATACCTTATTTCAACAGCTGGCAAAAAATCGCAGTTTTTACGGTTTTCTGGCGGCCGGCAAATTAAGGCAAGCCATCGAGCTAGTCGATAGACCGTTGGCGGTATCCATCAAGGACCTCGAGACTTTACAAAATCGACTGGATTTTCAGGTGTTTTCTGAACTACTCGCTATCGACAAAAAACCGGAAGCCAAACGCCAATGGTGGTACGCGATAGCCAAACTCGACAGTAGTCAATTACCAGTGGCGGCAAAACTGGCACAACAAGCGAATTGTCCGGCCCTAGCAATTGCCACGATAGCCAAGGCCAACCATTGGGACGATGTGAATCTGCGTTTTCCATTGGCATATGTCCAGCCAATCCAAAATAACGCCACCGCGCAACAATTGGATCCGGCTTTAATTTTGGGTTTGATCCGCCAGGAAAGCGCGTTCGACGAATTGGCCGACTCGCCGGCTGGCGCTAAAGGTTTGATGCAGGTCATGCCGAACACCGGTCGCCAAATCGCCGCCGACTTACGCGATAGTTGGGATAGCGACTACAGCCTGTTTAAACCGGAACTCAACGTCAAGTACGGCGCGTTTTATTTGAAAAAACTCCTACGCCAATTCAATGGACATGTCGCATTGGCCACCGCTGCCTATAATGCCGGTGCCAACAAAGTTAAGCGCTGGCTACCGGAAAACCGCAAGCTACCAGCCGACATCTGGATCGAAACCATACCTTATAAAGAGACGCGGGGTTATGTGGCATCGGTGTTGATGTATAGCTTGATCTACCAGCAGCGCCTGCAACGCGATAGCTTAAAGATCGACGATCTGTTGCGCGAGGTAACGCCTGGATGA
- the fabA gene encoding 3-hydroxyacyl-[acyl-carrier-protein] dehydratase FabA yields the protein MEKQHSFTREELLMSGRGELYGPTNAQLPLPNMLMMDRIVHISDEGGKYGKGEIIAELDITPELWFFDCHFQGDPVMPGCLGLDAMWQLVGFYLCWLGGPGKGRALGCGEVKFTGQVLPTAQKVTYKIDLKRVILRKLVMGIADATMEVDGKQIYEATDLRVGLFTSTQDF from the coding sequence ATGGAGAAGCAGCACAGTTTCACGCGCGAAGAATTATTAATGTCCGGCCGAGGTGAATTATACGGTCCGACCAACGCGCAGCTACCGCTTCCCAATATGCTGATGATGGACCGCATCGTCCATATTTCCGATGAAGGCGGCAAATATGGCAAAGGCGAAATCATCGCCGAGTTGGATATCACGCCCGAGTTATGGTTTTTCGACTGCCATTTTCAAGGCGACCCGGTCATGCCTGGCTGTCTTGGTTTAGACGCGATGTGGCAATTGGTCGGCTTCTATTTATGTTGGTTGGGCGGCCCTGGTAAAGGTCGCGCGCTGGGTTGCGGCGAAGTTAAATTTACCGGACAGGTGCTGCCGACAGCCCAAAAAGTGACTTATAAAATCGACTTGAAACGTGTGATTTTGCGCAAACTGGTTATGGGCATCGCCGATGCCACGATGGAAGTCGATGGCAAACAAATCTACGAAGCGACCGACTTGCGAGTCGGCTTGTTTACGTCCACCCAAGATTTCTAA
- the fabB gene encoding beta-ketoacyl-ACP synthase I has protein sequence MKRVVVTGLGIVSSIGNNRDEVVDSLRTGRSGIVHAPVYAEMGFRSHVHGPVNIDLDEAIDRKVKRFMGDGAAYNYLAMEQAIADSGLEESQISNVRTGLVMGSGGPSTSNLVDSADILRSKGVKKVGPYMVTRAMSSTNTACLATPFKIKGVNYSISSACATSAHCIGHAMELIQLGKQDIVFAGGGEELHWTMSVMFDAMGALSSKYNDTPATASRPYDETRDGFVISGGGGVLVIEELEHAKARGAKIHAELVGYGATSDGYDMVQPSGEGAVRCMQQALATVTNKIDYINAHGTSTPVGDTRELEAMREVFGADGVPAVSSTKSLTGHALGAAGVNEAIYSILMMEENFLSASANINQLDPGAAGIPIVREYRDNVTLNTIMSNSFGFGGTNATLIFQRYNG, from the coding sequence ATGAAACGCGTAGTTGTAACAGGTTTAGGGATAGTTTCCAGCATCGGCAACAACCGAGACGAAGTGGTCGATTCTTTGAGAACCGGCCGTTCCGGGATCGTTCACGCGCCGGTCTATGCCGAGATGGGCTTTCGCAGCCATGTGCACGGCCCGGTCAACATTGACCTGGATGAAGCGATAGACCGTAAAGTTAAACGTTTTATGGGCGACGGCGCAGCCTACAATTACCTGGCAATGGAACAAGCTATCGCCGATTCCGGCTTGGAAGAGTCGCAAATCTCCAATGTCCGCACAGGTTTAGTCATGGGTTCCGGCGGACCGTCAACGTCCAACTTGGTAGACTCTGCCGACATTCTCCGCTCCAAAGGCGTAAAAAAAGTCGGTCCGTACATGGTGACACGCGCCATGTCCAGTACCAACACGGCCTGTCTGGCGACGCCTTTCAAAATCAAAGGTGTAAACTACTCCATCAGCTCCGCTTGCGCGACCAGCGCCCACTGTATCGGCCATGCGATGGAATTGATTCAGCTGGGTAAACAAGACATCGTTTTCGCTGGCGGCGGCGAAGAATTGCACTGGACTATGTCGGTGATGTTCGACGCGATGGGCGCACTGTCTTCAAAATATAATGACACGCCAGCCACGGCATCACGCCCCTATGACGAAACCCGCGACGGCTTCGTCATCTCCGGCGGCGGCGGCGTGCTGGTGATAGAAGAACTGGAACACGCTAAAGCGCGCGGTGCCAAAATCCATGCCGAGTTGGTCGGCTACGGCGCCACATCCGATGGCTACGACATGGTACAACCTTCCGGCGAAGGCGCGGTGCGCTGCATGCAACAAGCCTTGGCTACCGTCACCAATAAAATAGACTACATCAACGCGCACGGCACCAGCACCCCGGTTGGCGATACCCGCGAATTGGAAGCGATGCGCGAGGTGTTTGGCGCCGATGGCGTACCAGCCGTTAGCTCAACCAAATCCCTGACCGGACATGCTTTGGGTGCGGCCGGCGTCAACGAAGCCATTTATTCCATACTGATGATGGAAGAAAATTTCCTGAGCGCGTCGGCCAATATCAACCAGCTTGACCCTGGTGCGGCGGGCATTCCGATAGTTAGAGAATATCGGGATAACGTCACGCTCAACACCATCATGTCCAACAGCTTCGGTTTCGGCGGCACCAACGCCACGCTGATTTTCCAACGCTATAACGGCTAA